From the genome of Streptomyces sp. V1I1, one region includes:
- a CDS encoding aldo/keto reductase produces MPLQRLNTSASPIARFGLGLAAVGRPGYINVGRKADLPADRSVDTMRARAHQLLDTAYDRGVRYIDAARSYGRAEEFLATWLRTRPDARDVVIGSKWGYTYTADWRTDAEVHEVKEHSTSAYDRQLAETRALLGSRLDLYQIHSVTQDSPALTDRALHDRLATLAAEGVTIGLSTSGPGQAEAIRAALAVTVAGEPLFGSVQATYNVLEPSAGEALAEAHAAGRTVIVKEAMANGRLADRHAIGPDTAVLREIAQETGASCDAVALAMVTSRPWVNVVLSGAATVDQLTSNLTAADLRLRADQLERLAALTQPADGYWAHRSRLVWA; encoded by the coding sequence ATGCCCCTTCAACGCCTGAATACGAGCGCCTCGCCGATCGCTCGCTTCGGGTTGGGCCTGGCCGCGGTTGGGCGCCCCGGCTACATCAACGTGGGCCGGAAAGCCGACCTGCCCGCAGACCGCTCGGTCGACACGATGCGGGCGCGTGCTCACCAGTTGCTGGACACCGCCTACGACAGGGGCGTGAGGTACATCGACGCTGCCCGCTCCTACGGCCGGGCCGAGGAGTTTCTGGCCACCTGGCTGCGGACGCGCCCCGATGCACGCGACGTGGTGATTGGCAGCAAGTGGGGCTACACCTACACCGCCGACTGGCGCACCGACGCCGAGGTGCACGAGGTGAAGGAGCACAGCACGTCCGCGTACGACCGGCAGCTCGCCGAGACGCGCGCGCTGCTCGGAAGTCGGCTCGACCTCTACCAGATCCACTCGGTGACCCAGGACAGCCCGGCGCTGACCGATCGTGCGCTGCACGACCGACTTGCCACGCTTGCCGCCGAAGGCGTGACGATCGGACTGTCGACCAGCGGACCGGGCCAGGCGGAAGCTATCCGCGCAGCGCTGGCGGTCACGGTAGCCGGAGAGCCGCTGTTCGGCAGCGTGCAGGCCACGTACAACGTACTGGAGCCGTCAGCGGGTGAAGCCCTGGCCGAGGCGCATGCCGCCGGGCGGACGGTGATTGTCAAGGAAGCGATGGCCAACGGTCGACTGGCTGATCGCCACGCCATTGGCCCGGACACGGCTGTGCTGCGCGAGATCGCGCAGGAGACAGGCGCCTCCTGCGACGCCGTTGCGCTCGCCATGGTCACCTCACGACCCTGGGTGAACGTCGTGCTGTCGGGAGCGGCCACGGTCGATCAACTCACAAGCAACCTCACGGCGGCTGACCTGCGCCTCAGGGCCGATCAGCTTGAACGGCTCGCCGCGCTGACTCAGCCCGCCGATGGCTACTGGGCACACAGATCGCGGTTGGTCTGGGCCTAG
- a CDS encoding FAD-binding oxidoreductase, producing the protein MSSDNLVAADVVTADGRLVHASTDENPDLLCALRGGGGNFGVVTSFEYQLHPVGPHVPAGLIVYPLAEARQVIAKWRDLTAEMPDEPTTLVNLTTAPPLPFLPEDVHGTRIVVIASMYASAIEAGEAAVRPPRPLGTPIADIMGPMPYVAMQSPAGQGFRSTPFRDQGCAYRDRCGLNPP; encoded by the coding sequence TTGAGCAGCGACAACCTGGTCGCAGCCGACGTCGTCACAGCAGATGGCCGGCTCGTGCACGCCAGTACGGACGAGAACCCTGACCTGCTCTGTGCGCTCCGCGGCGGTGGCGGCAACTTCGGTGTCGTCACGTCCTTCGAGTACCAGCTGCACCCGGTGGGCCCACACGTGCCCGCGGGCCTGATCGTCTACCCCCTCGCCGAAGCACGGCAGGTGATCGCCAAGTGGCGTGACCTGACCGCCGAGATGCCCGACGAGCCGACGACGCTGGTCAACCTGACAACGGCGCCTCCCCTGCCCTTCCTGCCCGAAGACGTGCACGGTACCCGGATCGTCGTCATCGCCAGCATGTACGCCAGCGCCATCGAGGCCGGGGAAGCGGCGGTCCGGCCACCGCGCCCGCTTGGTACCCCGATCGCCGACATCATGGGCCCGATGCCCTACGTCGCAATGCAGTCACCGGCGGGCCAGGGATTCCGCTCAACTCCGTTCCGTGATCAGGGATGCGCATACCGTGATCGATGTGGCCTGAACCCTCCTTGA